One Deltaproteobacteria bacterium DNA window includes the following coding sequences:
- a CDS encoding CPBP family intramembrane metalloprotease, with protein MRREASLIFILVIGSLSLLYRFRGIPWLSNNLSWIAALLLFYIPIIHNRFRRLSLHFFESNLRHLTASLKIFFFTSLLIFPLFLIGNHLYQTVIWGHSFNPSLPERLSSLLLLQVALIALPEEVFFRGWLQPLIRKHLPPFKTIALTSFIFAFSHSVIAMQWWHFAIFFPGCVFGWLKEKTGTVTASVLFHTVSNLLVAWISSAYR; from the coding sequence ATGCGACGTGAGGCCTCTCTCATTTTCATCCTTGTCATCGGATCTTTGAGCCTGCTGTATCGTTTCCGCGGAATCCCCTGGCTCTCGAACAACCTCTCATGGATCGCCGCCCTTCTGCTCTTTTACATCCCGATCATCCACAACCGCTTCCGAAGACTCTCGCTCCATTTTTTTGAATCGAATCTGAGACATCTGACAGCTTCACTGAAGATCTTTTTCTTCACCTCACTCCTGATCTTCCCGCTTTTTCTGATCGGAAACCATCTTTACCAAACGGTTATCTGGGGTCATTCTTTTAACCCCAGCCTTCCGGAACGGCTCAGCTCTCTCCTCCTTTTACAGGTTGCGTTGATCGCCCTTCCGGAGGAGGTTTTTTTTCGCGGCTGGCTACAACCCTTGATTCGAAAGCACTTGCCGCCGTTCAAAACTATTGCACTCACCTCCTTTATCTTCGCCTTTTCCCATAGCGTGATCGCGATGCAGTGGTGGCACTTCGCAATCTTCTTCCCAGGATGCGTCTTTGGATGGCTGAAGGAAAAAACGGGAACGGTGACAGCATCAGTCCTTTTTCATACGGTGAGTAATCTCTTGGTGGCGTGGATTTCGAGTGCATACCGGTAA
- a CDS encoding prolipoprotein diacylglyceryl transferase produces the protein MKPFIFSIGSTPVPSFFFFIVIGALAATFYLCWIGKKKGLRIDVALDMGIIGMISGILGTRIFHILVEAPLYYWEKPLRVFEFWRGGFVSWGAFIAIPLCFLVYFRWRQVPVWPYLDILAVAAPIIKFFIRLACLLAGCCYGKPTSLPWAITFTNPDSTAYYFIGAIPLHPVQIYSMIHAVLLFIFINWFYLKKKSFNGQTACLLAFGWAIPRALIEFLRADTDRGVYFGVISTGQIMGILTIILFAFLYRYLSKKHAT, from the coding sequence ATGAAACCATTTATCTTTTCCATCGGCTCGACCCCGGTCCCTTCGTTTTTCTTTTTCATCGTTATTGGAGCCCTTGCGGCAACATTTTACCTCTGCTGGATCGGAAAGAAAAAAGGGCTTCGAATTGATGTAGCTTTGGATATGGGGATCATCGGAATGATCTCCGGTATCCTCGGAACAAGGATCTTCCATATCCTCGTCGAGGCCCCCCTTTATTATTGGGAAAAACCGCTCCGGGTCTTTGAGTTCTGGCGAGGTGGATTCGTCTCCTGGGGCGCCTTCATCGCGATCCCGCTCTGTTTCCTGGTCTATTTTCGCTGGCGGCAGGTCCCTGTTTGGCCTTACCTCGACATCCTGGCGGTCGCTGCGCCGATCATCAAATTCTTTATACGACTCGCCTGTCTGCTCGCTGGTTGCTGTTACGGAAAACCGACAAGTCTCCCCTGGGCGATCACCTTCACGAATCCTGATTCGACCGCCTATTATTTTATCGGTGCGATCCCGTTGCACCCTGTCCAGATCTATTCAATGATCCATGCAGTCCTGCTCTTCATTTTCATCAACTGGTTTTACCTGAAGAAAAAAAGTTTCAATGGTCAGACCGCCTGCCTACTTGCTTTTGGCTGGGCAATTCCGCGTGCCTTGATCGAATTCCTAAGGGCCGATACCGATCGAGGCGTTTACTTCGGTGTCATCTCGACCGGACAGATCATGGGGATCCTGACAATTATCCTTTTCGCCTTTCTCTATCGTTACCTCTCCAAAAAACATGCGACGTGA
- the lspA gene encoding signal peptidase II, with product MKARLKILALLCPLVVLFDQLTKFLIVLGLEIGGKISIIPGLFDIVHVRNPGAAFGSFSGLSDSVRLPFFFLTSAIALIVLLIYFFRTQEDQKSMFVCLSLILGGAIGNITDRIFRGEVVDFVSFHWYDQWLNLHLGSWQRRILLEWPAFNIADMAISVAAIWMMILMFKKKA from the coding sequence ATGAAAGCCAGACTAAAAATTCTCGCGCTCCTCTGCCCCCTCGTCGTTCTGTTTGATCAGCTGACAAAATTCCTTATTGTCCTCGGGCTTGAGATCGGTGGGAAAATTTCTATAATCCCAGGTCTTTTCGATATTGTGCATGTGCGAAATCCGGGGGCTGCCTTTGGCAGTTTCTCAGGTCTCTCTGATTCTGTCCGGCTCCCCTTCTTTTTTCTCACCTCAGCGATCGCACTGATCGTCCTTCTGATCTATTTTTTCCGAACCCAAGAGGATCAAAAGTCGATGTTCGTTTGTCTCTCCCTTATTCTCGGAGGGGCGATCGGCAATATCACCGACCGGATCTTTCGTGGTGAGGTGGTCGACTTCGTCTCCTTTCACTGGTATGATCAATGGCTGAATCTTCACCTCGGGTCGTGGCAAAGGAGAATCCTGCTGGAGTGGCCGGCATTCAATATCGCCGACATGGCGATCTCTGTCGCCGCGATCTGGATGATGATTTTAATGTTTAAAAAGAAGGCATGA
- the ileS gene encoding isoleucine--tRNA ligase, which yields MDYKETLNLPKTDFPMKADLPVKEPQWIKKWQETDLYHQILKKNAGKPKFILHDGPPYANGNIHFGHILNKVLKDIIVKYRNMSGFLAPYVPGWDCHGLPIEHQVDKDLGAKKKTLSKSEIRKACRSYAAKFVEIQKQEFIRLGVLGEWEHPYLTMNPEYEGTIAREFGRFVANKNIYRGKKPVLWCPHCRTALAEAEIEYENRESPSIYVKFPLSEPLDQQIPKLKGLRPSVVIWTTTPWTLPANLAIALHPGYDYVAVPFKGDVVIIAKNLLEPFFQIFGEKVPEPLERFSGKKLEKLTCDHPFLPRKSLLVLSDHVTIDTGTGCVHTAPGHGEEDFVVGKHYGLETLTPVDSAGRFTEECGVPEWVGLKVFEANGKVTEKLKQSGHLLNESKIQHSYPHCWRCKNPVVFRATEQWFLSLETNDLRSKALDAIRRTQWIPKWGRDRIQGMIQNRPDWCLSRQRSWGVPVIAFRCSKCNYLLIDAGLIEQISSRMEKEGSDIWFDEPAEKLLPANTICPNCIKNQMGGNRGESGISPRLKRGSGSAGPSEWTKEEDILDVWFDSGVSFAAVLEKDRDLKFPADLYLEGSDQHRGWFHSSLLTSIGTRGRAPYEAVLTHGFVVDGEGRKYSKSAKNYTPPDQIIQKNGAEILRLWVSAEEYRSDIRVSPEILTRLVDAYRKIRNTCRFLLGNLYDFNPDQTGFTGGWLGSGARPRATGEHGWAEPETGPARLTDALEIDRWALHTLQKLIIRVKQAYESYDFHIIFHEMNRFCTMDLSAFYLDILKDRLYTARPNDPARKTAQWVLFNIASTLARLMAPILSFTADEIWTYLPPFSNKSPSVHLSNLPEPETQWIDETLGRKWEVLREIRDEVMKALENARVEKVIGSSLEAKLILTAEGDARKTLESLGDFLRSFFIVSQVEWGIDIDEKAYQSKTIQNLFVFVQKADGKRCERCWNWSVAVGQFTDHPNLCERCHPVISKIS from the coding sequence ATGGACTACAAAGAGACTCTGAATCTCCCCAAAACCGATTTTCCGATGAAGGCCGACCTACCGGTGAAAGAGCCTCAGTGGATCAAAAAATGGCAGGAGACCGATCTGTATCATCAAATTCTCAAAAAAAATGCCGGGAAACCGAAATTTATCCTGCATGATGGTCCTCCCTACGCCAACGGCAATATCCACTTTGGCCATATCCTGAACAAGGTGCTCAAAGATATCATTGTGAAATACCGAAACATGAGCGGTTTTCTCGCCCCCTATGTCCCCGGCTGGGATTGCCATGGCCTACCCATTGAACATCAGGTCGACAAAGACCTCGGGGCCAAAAAAAAGACACTGTCGAAGTCGGAGATTCGAAAGGCGTGTCGGAGTTATGCCGCAAAATTTGTGGAGATTCAAAAACAGGAATTCATCCGGCTTGGCGTTCTGGGAGAATGGGAACACCCCTACCTCACGATGAACCCGGAATACGAGGGGACCATCGCGCGTGAGTTTGGCCGTTTTGTTGCCAATAAAAATATCTACCGCGGGAAAAAACCGGTGCTTTGGTGCCCTCACTGCCGGACCGCGCTTGCCGAGGCAGAGATCGAGTATGAAAATCGTGAGTCGCCATCCATCTATGTCAAATTCCCCTTGTCAGAACCTCTCGATCAGCAGATTCCAAAACTGAAAGGCTTGCGCCCTTCCGTCGTGATCTGGACCACGACCCCCTGGACACTGCCGGCCAACCTCGCTATCGCGCTTCATCCCGGTTACGATTACGTTGCGGTCCCGTTCAAGGGGGATGTCGTTATTATTGCCAAAAACCTTCTTGAACCTTTTTTTCAGATTTTTGGGGAAAAGGTCCCAGAACCTCTCGAAAGATTCTCAGGGAAAAAACTTGAAAAATTGACCTGCGACCACCCCTTCCTCCCTCGAAAATCCCTTCTGGTCCTTTCCGACCACGTCACGATCGATACGGGAACCGGTTGTGTCCATACCGCCCCCGGACATGGTGAAGAAGATTTTGTCGTTGGAAAACACTATGGTCTGGAAACACTGACCCCTGTCGATTCAGCAGGACGATTTACAGAAGAGTGCGGGGTTCCGGAATGGGTTGGTCTCAAGGTCTTCGAGGCCAACGGCAAGGTAACGGAAAAGCTGAAGCAGTCCGGTCATCTTCTGAACGAGTCAAAAATACAGCACAGCTACCCTCACTGCTGGCGATGCAAAAATCCTGTGGTCTTTCGGGCGACCGAGCAGTGGTTTCTCTCTCTCGAGACGAATGACCTCCGAAGCAAGGCGCTGGATGCTATTCGCCGGACCCAATGGATCCCGAAGTGGGGACGAGACCGGATCCAGGGGATGATTCAAAACCGGCCTGATTGGTGTCTCTCCAGACAGCGAAGCTGGGGGGTCCCTGTCATCGCCTTCCGATGTTCGAAATGTAACTATCTCCTGATCGATGCCGGCCTGATCGAACAGATTTCATCACGCATGGAAAAAGAAGGCTCTGATATCTGGTTTGACGAGCCAGCTGAAAAACTTCTTCCAGCTAATACGATCTGTCCCAATTGTATAAAAAATCAGATGGGGGGCAATCGGGGGGAGAGCGGTATCTCCCCACGATTAAAGCGAGGATCCGGCTCTGCCGGTCCGAGCGAATGGACGAAGGAAGAAGACATCCTCGACGTCTGGTTTGATTCCGGGGTCAGCTTCGCCGCTGTCCTTGAAAAAGATCGGGACCTCAAATTTCCGGCCGACCTCTATCTGGAAGGAAGTGATCAGCACCGCGGCTGGTTTCATTCCTCCTTACTCACATCGATCGGCACACGCGGACGAGCCCCTTATGAAGCGGTCCTCACACATGGGTTTGTGGTCGACGGCGAAGGGCGAAAATATTCGAAGTCAGCCAAAAATTACACCCCCCCCGATCAGATTATCCAAAAAAACGGGGCGGAAATCTTGAGACTCTGGGTTTCTGCAGAGGAATATCGAAGTGACATTCGAGTCTCCCCCGAAATCCTGACCCGTCTCGTCGATGCCTATCGCAAGATTCGAAACACCTGCCGTTTCCTCCTCGGCAATCTCTATGACTTTAACCCTGACCAAACAGGTTTTACGGGCGGGTGGCTCGGGTCGGGCGCCCGCCCGCGCGCAACGGGTGAGCACGGGTGGGCGGAACCCGAGACAGGACCCGCCCGTCTGACTGACGCATTGGAAATCGACAGGTGGGCACTTCATACTCTTCAGAAACTTATAATCCGGGTCAAGCAGGCCTATGAATCATACGACTTCCATATCATCTTTCATGAAATGAATCGTTTCTGCACGATGGATCTCTCCGCCTTCTATCTGGATATTCTCAAAGATCGTCTCTACACCGCCCGGCCCAACGATCCTGCTCGCAAGACAGCCCAGTGGGTCCTTTTCAATATCGCCTCCACCCTGGCCCGCCTGATGGCCCCGATCCTTTCTTTTACCGCCGATGAGATCTGGACCTATCTGCCCCCCTTCTCCAACAAATCACCTTCGGTGCATCTCTCCAATCTTCCGGAACCTGAGACTCAATGGATCGATGAGACCTTGGGAAGAAAATGGGAAGTACTCCGCGAGATCCGGGACGAGGTGATGAAGGCGCTCGAAAACGCGCGGGTTGAAAAGGTGATCGGGAGTTCCCTCGAGGCGAAGCTGATCCTTACTGCAGAGGGAGATGCCAGAAAGACATTAGAATCTCTCGGAGACTTCCTTCGTTCCTTTTTTATCGTCTCTCAGGTCGAATGGGGAATTGATATCGATGAAAAAGCGTACCAGAGCAAGACGATTCAAAACCTTTTTGTCTTTGTTCAAAAGGCGGATGGGAAACGATGCGAGAGGTGCTGGAACTGGTCAGTCGCTGTTGGACAATTCACCGATCATCCTAACCTCTGTGAACGATGCCATCCGGTGATCAGTAAAATCTCATGA
- the lgt gene encoding prolipoprotein diacylglyceryl transferase, which produces MWPVLLEIPIFGGIRIYTYGVLVAIGFLAGIYWTVHEAKKAGLSKEIIMDLAFYIVLSALIGSRILYILTNLDDYSANPFDILKIWKGGLVFFGGLLGAIAMSLYYSRKKRIPFLKLADLFMPGVALGHAIGRLGCFAAGCCHGRPTDSFFSITFPNVPLTLAPAGIPLFPSQIMESLAAFLIFLFLAFQSRKKKFEGQILFLYLIIYSIARIILEYFRNDLARSYLIPHWFSVSQAISLGLVLVAIVAYVQKSKGIKT; this is translated from the coding sequence ATGTGGCCGGTTTTATTAGAAATACCGATCTTCGGTGGGATTCGGATCTACACCTATGGGGTCCTTGTCGCGATCGGATTTTTGGCCGGTATTTATTGGACGGTACACGAGGCCAAAAAGGCAGGGCTCTCGAAAGAGATCATCATGGATCTCGCCTTTTATATTGTCCTCTCAGCGCTGATCGGATCCCGCATCTTATATATCCTGACGAATCTCGATGACTACTCCGCAAACCCGTTCGATATCCTGAAGATCTGGAAGGGAGGACTCGTCTTCTTCGGAGGCCTCCTGGGGGCGATTGCGATGAGTCTTTATTATTCAAGAAAAAAGCGAATCCCGTTTCTGAAGCTGGCAGATCTTTTTATGCCGGGGGTTGCCCTCGGTCATGCGATCGGAAGGCTCGGTTGTTTCGCGGCGGGGTGTTGTCATGGCCGTCCCACAGACAGTTTTTTTTCGATCACCTTTCCGAACGTCCCACTGACCCTGGCTCCAGCAGGCATTCCACTCTTCCCTTCCCAAATCATGGAGTCGCTGGCCGCCTTCCTGATCTTCCTGTTTCTGGCTTTTCAAAGTCGAAAGAAAAAATTTGAGGGGCAGATCCTCTTTTTGTATCTTATCATCTACTCAATCGCCCGGATCATTCTGGAATATTTTCGGAATGACCTGGCGCGTTCTTATCTGATTCCGCATTGGTTCTCGGTCTCTCAGGCGATCAGCCTGGGACTTGTGCTTGTCGCCATTGTCGCCTATGTTCAAAAATCAAAAGGAATAAAAACATGA
- a CDS encoding DUF4258 domain-containing protein → MKEMLEEEFGEVTEAEIREAVTSGEIIESYPKDRPVPSCLIYGNTKKRRPLHIVCAPLLGEETLVIITVYEPDPDKWINFKRRKK, encoded by the coding sequence TTGAAAGAGATGCTTGAGGAAGAGTTTGGGGAGGTCACCGAGGCTGAAATCAGGGAGGCGGTTACCAGTGGAGAGATTATTGAAAGTTATCCCAAAGACAGGCCAGTTCCAAGTTGCCTTATTTACGGCAATACTAAAAAAAGACGTCCTTTACACATTGTTTGTGCCCCATTGCTTGGTGAAGAGACTTTGGTTATTATAACAGTGTACGAGCCTGATCCGGACAAATGGATTAATTTTAAAAGGAGAAAAAAATGA
- a CDS encoding YgiT-type zinc finger protein: MICILCKGKVAKRVVQEDITVGNDHIMVNLEAEVCENCHERYYPEGTVDYLQKLKQDLKSHREQFTPVGQVYQAV; the protein is encoded by the coding sequence ATGATTTGCATTCTTTGTAAAGGAAAAGTGGCAAAGAGGGTTGTTCAAGAAGATATTACCGTTGGGAATGACCATATCATGGTGAATCTAGAAGCAGAGGTTTGCGAAAATTGTCATGAAAGGTATTACCCGGAAGGAACAGTCGATTATCTCCAGAAATTGAAACAAGATTTAAAGAGCCACAGAGAGCAGTTTACGCCGGTGGGCCAAGTCTATCAGGCTGTTTGA
- a CDS encoding diguanylate cyclase response regulator: MEKNNLRILLIDPEPSDQNTIKKTLDQCGLPIDLEISNSTDLALESLQKPEVDLVFSDHLPPQVSAIRLLQTLREREICLPVVLLTRESHLPVIRETFKLGASDYLLKEELQTISLADVISSTLERNRNRNESHRTWQQLKEKANRDSLTGLYNRHFLVEALEREFLRTRRYGRPLSLMIIDLDGFKAINDNCGHQKGDQILSNIGYLLGQSVRHIDIVARYGGDEFIVLLPETDLNAATKISHRILQEIRRNPFLDGKKIFPLSASIGISSLHPSHKGPSELLKEADKALYLAKGRGRNRAVVFHKPAGDPKNGSLSTQLILGKPIL; this comes from the coding sequence TTGGAAAAAAATAACCTGCGTATCCTTTTGATCGATCCAGAACCATCGGATCAAAACACGATTAAAAAAACACTCGATCAGTGCGGGCTTCCTATCGATCTCGAAATTTCTAACTCAACCGATCTGGCCCTCGAGTCTCTGCAAAAACCCGAAGTCGATCTGGTCTTTTCGGATCATCTCCCCCCGCAGGTCAGCGCGATCCGGCTCTTGCAAACATTACGTGAGCGGGAGATCTGTCTTCCTGTCGTCCTCTTGACACGTGAAAGTCATCTCCCTGTTATCAGGGAAACCTTCAAGCTTGGGGCGAGTGATTATCTCTTAAAAGAAGAACTTCAAACAATCTCGCTTGCAGATGTCATTAGCTCGACGCTTGAGAGAAACAGGAACCGTAACGAATCCCATCGGACATGGCAGCAACTGAAAGAAAAGGCGAACCGTGACAGCTTGACCGGTCTTTATAACCGCCATTTTCTTGTTGAGGCGCTCGAAAGAGAATTCCTGAGGACACGGCGTTACGGTCGGCCACTTTCGCTGATGATCATCGATCTCGATGGTTTTAAGGCGATCAACGACAACTGCGGCCACCAAAAAGGAGACCAGATCCTCTCCAATATCGGCTACCTGCTCGGACAATCGGTGAGGCATATCGATATTGTTGCTCGATACGGGGGGGATGAATTCATTGTGCTGCTCCCGGAGACAGATCTCAATGCCGCAACGAAGATCTCTCATAGAATCCTCCAGGAGATTCGTCGTAATCCCTTTCTCGATGGGAAAAAGATCTTTCCACTTTCGGCAAGTATAGGAATCAGCAGCCTGCACCCCTCTCACAAGGGCCCCTCCGAACTCCTGAAAGAGGCTGACAAGGCGCTCTACCTCGCGAAAGGGCGCGGTCGAAATCGGGCTGTTGTCTTCCATAAGCCTGCTGGAGACCCAAAAAATGGGTCTCTCTCCACTCAGTTGATCCTCGGGAAGCCGATCCTTTAA
- a CDS encoding patatin-like phospholipase family protein has protein sequence MGITIVQKSDLSRKKLHSKTALVLAGGAVTGATFKVGGLKAFNDFLINKKVTDFDIYVGVSAGSMLATPLAGGISPEELLKSLDGSSETFSQISPFHLYWPNLWEFIERPLSFLYRRATYIPGIFYDSLVSLPKMWGHLREGVTKFIHEPNYSNFEGALRPLAKIVYSERTLPSFSEAFPSGIFDNHKMEKYLRTNMKRNRLPNSFLALKKKRGNSLYITAMDLDSGERVIFGPDEKHDVTISEAVQASTALPFFYKPARVKGVDYIDGGVRRTTNMDVAVRKGAELVICYNPFGPYSNNVVLEYLREEDKYVTKNRRISSYGVMMIFNQVFRTVFHTRIRYFIDHMKADPNFKGDIILIEPKEDDQTFFEMNPFSFWNRAHAAALGFASVREAIEQNWKEVSTILGSYGIKMTRELADLDYEKITKPTSDDATIMNVLEYDSSFPKSHLRLVHRA, from the coding sequence ATGGGCATAACCATAGTCCAGAAGAGCGATCTTAGCCGTAAAAAACTCCATTCAAAGACAGCCCTTGTCCTCGCGGGAGGGGCGGTTACAGGCGCCACATTCAAGGTAGGGGGACTCAAGGCCTTTAACGATTTCTTGATCAATAAAAAAGTCACGGACTTTGATATTTATGTCGGTGTTTCCGCCGGTTCGATGCTGGCAACCCCACTGGCAGGGGGGATTAGCCCTGAGGAACTTTTGAAAAGTCTTGATGGGTCTTCCGAAACATTTTCGCAAATTTCACCGTTTCATCTCTACTGGCCGAATCTTTGGGAGTTTATTGAGAGGCCTCTTTCGTTTCTCTACCGGCGTGCGACCTATATTCCCGGGATCTTCTATGACTCGCTCGTTTCCCTTCCAAAGATGTGGGGTCATCTACGCGAGGGGGTTACGAAGTTTATTCATGAACCGAATTATTCTAATTTTGAAGGGGCGCTTCGACCCCTGGCGAAGATCGTCTATTCGGAACGGACGCTTCCCTCTTTTTCGGAGGCCTTTCCGTCAGGGATTTTTGATAATCACAAGATGGAAAAGTATCTCCGGACCAATATGAAGAGAAATCGGCTTCCAAACAGCTTTCTTGCGCTGAAGAAGAAAAGAGGGAATTCGCTTTATATCACGGCGATGGATCTCGACAGTGGGGAACGGGTGATCTTTGGGCCGGACGAAAAACATGATGTCACAATTTCCGAGGCGGTGCAGGCCTCGACGGCGCTCCCTTTCTTTTACAAACCGGCACGGGTCAAGGGGGTTGATTATATTGATGGAGGGGTTCGTCGCACAACGAACATGGATGTGGCGGTCCGAAAGGGGGCCGAACTGGTGATTTGCTACAATCCTTTTGGTCCTTATTCGAATAACGTTGTCCTGGAGTATCTGCGTGAAGAGGACAAATATGTGACGAAGAATCGAAGAATTTCTTCCTATGGTGTGATGATGATCTTCAATCAGGTCTTCAGAACCGTCTTTCATACGCGTATCCGGTATTTTATCGATCACATGAAAGCTGATCCAAATTTCAAGGGGGATATCATCCTGATCGAACCGAAAGAAGACGATCAGACATTTTTTGAGATGAATCCATTCTCCTTCTGGAATCGCGCGCATGCGGCGGCGCTTGGGTTTGCATCGGTCCGTGAGGCGATCGAACAGAACTGGAAAGAGGTTTCGACGATTCTCGGCTCTTATGGAATCAAGATGACACGAGAATTGGCGGACCTCGATTACGAGAAGATTACCAAGCCAACCTCGGATGATGCGACGATCATGAATGTTTTGGAATACGATTCTTCTTTTCCTAAGAGTCATCTTCGTTTAGTCCATCGTGCGTGA
- the xseA gene encoding exodeoxyribonuclease VII large subunit, whose translation MKIYTVSELTKAIKDRLESEWPEVWIEGEVSNFKQSQAGHSYFTLKDERSQIRAVLFRGNSGALRFSLQDGLSVLAYGHLSVYELRGEYQIIVDHLEPKGWGALQLAFEQLKKKLEAEGLFDPARKRPLPFLPQKIGIVTSPTGAAIRDMLQILTRRYPTLEILIAPVAVQGREAAAEIAAGIEALNQEELDLIIIGRGGGSLEDLWAFNEEIVARAIYHSRLPVISAVGHETDFTIADFVADLRAPTPSAAAELAVPVKEELQQTILQLQTRLKRGIQAVLEEKRLKLKQWIGFLRDPRRRLEELLLRVDSYQERIRLVFEGRMEVYRETVQRLQAHLKSLGPLAVLERGYAIAIGPKGKALRDSRDVDIDDRVKIQLARGSLETLVKKRDLL comes from the coding sequence GTGAAAATCTACACCGTTTCGGAACTGACAAAGGCGATCAAGGATCGACTGGAATCCGAATGGCCTGAGGTCTGGATCGAAGGCGAGGTCTCCAATTTCAAGCAGTCCCAGGCGGGGCATTCTTATTTTACATTGAAGGATGAGAGATCCCAGATTCGAGCGGTCCTCTTTCGTGGGAACAGTGGTGCCCTTCGTTTTTCATTGCAGGATGGCTTGTCAGTCCTCGCCTACGGTCACCTTTCGGTGTACGAGCTTCGTGGTGAGTATCAGATCATCGTCGATCATCTGGAGCCGAAAGGGTGGGGGGCTCTCCAGCTTGCCTTTGAGCAACTCAAGAAGAAATTGGAAGCGGAGGGTTTATTTGATCCCGCTCGCAAGAGGCCCCTTCCATTTCTTCCACAAAAAATAGGGATCGTGACCTCACCGACAGGGGCTGCGATTCGCGATATGCTCCAGATCCTGACGCGTCGTTATCCGACGCTGGAAATTCTTATCGCACCGGTGGCTGTGCAGGGACGTGAAGCGGCAGCCGAAATTGCTGCGGGGATAGAGGCGCTCAATCAGGAAGAGCTCGATCTGATTATTATCGGACGAGGGGGTGGATCGCTCGAGGATCTTTGGGCCTTCAACGAAGAGATCGTGGCGAGGGCGATCTATCATTCGCGCCTGCCGGTCATTTCGGCCGTCGGTCATGAGACCGATTTTACGATCGCCGATTTTGTTGCCGATCTTCGCGCGCCGACTCCTTCCGCGGCGGCTGAGTTGGCGGTTCCTGTCAAAGAGGAACTTCAACAAACGATTCTTCAGCTCCAGACCCGACTGAAGAGGGGGATTCAAGCAGTCCTGGAGGAGAAGCGCTTGAAGCTCAAACAATGGATCGGGTTTCTACGGGATCCGAGACGGAGGCTCGAAGAACTGCTTCTGAGGGTTGATTCCTACCAGGAGAGGATTCGGCTTGTCTTTGAGGGTCGCATGGAGGTTTATCGGGAGACAGTGCAAAGGCTTCAAGCGCATTTAAAATCATTGGGTCCCCTTGCGGTTCTCGAGAGGGGGTATGCGATTGCGATCGGTCCTAAAGGAAAGGCGCTTCGAGACTCACGGGATGTTGATATTGATGATCGAGTGAAAATCCAGCTGGCCCGTGGCAGCTTGGAGACCCTTGTCAAAAAAAGAGATCTCCTATAG
- the xseB gene encoding exodeoxyribonuclease VII small subunit, which yields MPKAEKFEISLEKLEKIVERLESGELSLEESLKQFEEGMKLSKGCEERLNEAKKKIEVLMKDGKRQKIELEEGE from the coding sequence ATGCCAAAAGCTGAAAAATTTGAAATCTCTCTCGAAAAACTTGAAAAAATTGTCGAGCGTCTTGAATCCGGCGAGCTCTCTCTGGAGGAATCACTGAAGCAATTTGAAGAGGGGATGAAGCTGTCGAAGGGCTGTGAGGAGCGCCTGAATGAGGCGAAGAAAAAGATCGAGGTCTTGATGAAGGATGGGAAGAGGCAAAAAATTGAATTAGAGGAAGGGGAATGA